In Bacillota bacterium, a genomic segment contains:
- a CDS encoding ABC transporter permease gives MNTNLAKSDTLVLWRKNITSFWSVYSQNKMGLIGLIILIFFALMAILGPYLVNITTYAVDGITQVLHPPTSDYWLGTDDLGKDIFAGVIIGSRVSLLVGVAATAISMVIGTVIGIVSGFYGKTIDTLLMRFTDVFLVIPWLPLMLVMAALLGPSLGNIIFVIGITSWAGTARIIRSQTLSVKERPYVERARAIGSGDTHIMFYHILPNVFPLIFANTVLVAAVAILSETTLSFLGMGDPTQVTWGMMLHFAFSMGAVSFGAWWWLLPPGICVVLVVLSFTFIGYALDEVLNPKLRRRDQ, from the coding sequence ATGAACACTAATTTGGCAAAAAGTGACACCCTGGTTTTATGGAGAAAGAATATTACTTCATTCTGGTCTGTTTACAGCCAGAACAAAATGGGTTTGATCGGCCTGATTATTTTAATTTTCTTTGCCTTGATGGCTATACTGGGTCCATACCTGGTAAATATAACAACCTATGCGGTTGATGGAATAACCCAGGTTTTGCATCCGCCCACTTCAGATTACTGGTTGGGAACGGATGATCTCGGAAAAGATATTTTTGCGGGAGTGATTATCGGGTCAAGGGTTTCACTGCTGGTTGGCGTAGCTGCCACGGCTATCTCGATGGTAATCGGGACTGTTATCGGCATCGTCTCCGGCTTTTATGGCAAAACAATTGATACACTTTTAATGAGATTTACAGATGTTTTTCTCGTCATACCCTGGCTGCCCCTGATGCTGGTGATGGCTGCACTGTTGGGACCAAGTCTTGGCAATATAATATTTGTTATCGGTATAACGAGTTGGGCCGGAACGGCCAGGATAATCCGTTCACAGACACTAAGTGTGAAGGAAAGACCTTATGTTGAAAGAGCCAGGGCCATTGGCAGTGGCGATACGCATATCATGTTCTATCATATTTTGCCCAATGTATTTCCACTAATCTTTGCCAACACAGTTTTGGTTGCTGCTGTTGCCATTCTTTCTGAGACTACCCTTAGTTTTCTGGGAATGGGTGACCCAACCCAGGTAACCTGGGGCATGATGCTTCATTTTGCCTTCTCTATGGGCGCCGTGTCCTTTGGTGCCTGGTGGTGGCTGCTGCCTCCGGGAATTTGTGTTGTTCTGGTAGTGTTAAGCTTCACATTTATCGGCTATGCCCTCGACGAAGTTTTGAATCCGAAGTTAAGGAGGCGCGATCAATGA
- a CDS encoding ABC transporter ATP-binding protein has product MTLLKVENLTTYYKLKEGYVRACENISLQLEQGEALGLVGESASGKTTAALSLIKLLPDNAHIMKGSIRLDGREIVNTTEEELRAIRWKEISIIFQGAMNALNPVRRVGEQIAEALRIHEKLSDKEATRRTVELFDQVEIDPDRIREYPHEFSGGMRQRVMIAMAIACNPKVVIGDEPTTALDVMVQAQVLQLLEGLRRERKMGMILITHDLSVVGETCDRVAVMYAGQIVESGSTEKIFDNPAHPYTRALIKAFPNIEGERHMASSIPGNPPNLLNPPPGCRFHQRCDHAAPRCSEEEPNMLEISTGQWASCHLLERRVKI; this is encoded by the coding sequence ATGACACTGCTCAAGGTTGAAAATCTTACAACCTACTACAAGTTAAAGGAAGGATATGTCCGCGCCTGTGAAAATATTTCTCTGCAGCTTGAACAGGGAGAAGCTCTTGGTTTGGTCGGTGAATCTGCTTCCGGGAAGACAACGGCTGCCCTCTCTCTGATAAAACTGCTGCCGGATAATGCGCATATCATGAAAGGAAGTATCAGGCTCGACGGCAGAGAGATCGTCAATACTACCGAAGAAGAACTGCGTGCTATTCGCTGGAAGGAGATCTCCATCATTTTCCAGGGAGCGATGAATGCCTTGAACCCGGTCCGCAGGGTTGGTGAACAGATAGCTGAAGCGCTTAGAATTCATGAAAAACTGAGTGATAAGGAAGCGACCAGGCGGACTGTTGAACTGTTTGACCAGGTTGAAATTGATCCCGACCGGATCCGGGAGTACCCCCATGAATTCAGCGGGGGGATGCGGCAGAGGGTAATGATTGCCATGGCGATAGCCTGCAATCCAAAAGTGGTGATCGGTGATGAACCGACAACCGCCCTTGATGTAATGGTCCAGGCCCAGGTTTTACAGCTGCTTGAAGGGCTGCGCCGGGAGAGGAAAATGGGGATGATACTGATCACCCACGACCTTTCTGTTGTCGGAGAAACCTGTGATCGAGTGGCCGTCATGTATGCAGGACAGATTGTTGAATCCGGGTCTACCGAGAAAATATTTGATAACCCGGCACACCCCTACACCCGGGCCCTGATTAAAGCATTTCCCAATATTGAAGGTGAACGCCATATGGCATCATCAATCCCCGGTAACCCACCCAACTTGCTTAATCCACCTCCCGGGTGCCGCTTCCATCAGCGCTGTGATCATGCTGCTCCCAGGTGCAGCGAAGAAGAGCCGAACATGTTGGAAATATCAACAGGGCAGTGGGCATCCTGTCACCTGCTTGAAAGGCGGGTGAAGATATAA
- a CDS encoding ABC transporter ATP-binding protein codes for MVTNRDQNLLLAVENLEVHFTARAGFFTSLLRKEPCLVRAVDGIDFELGQGEILCLAGESGSGKTTTGKAILRLLEPTGGDIHFRGEDLRSFSRSRLRRFRQEAQIIFQDPYESLNPRQTVFATVAEPLEVNGLCHTYREKEERVIEALCDAGLSNPGELFIRYPHELSGGQRQRLAIASALVLKPNFIVADEPVSMLDLSIRAGILKLMVELRDSKGISYLFITHDLSLAWLVSDRIAVMYLGKIVELGTADAIIKSPLHPYTKALVSVIPVPKRVSLTGKTLLQGETPDPINIPSGCRFHPRCPEARPRCSEEEPVYREVFRGHFGACHFI; via the coding sequence ATGGTGACGAATCGAGATCAAAATTTATTGCTTGCAGTGGAAAATCTGGAGGTTCACTTCACTGCCCGGGCCGGTTTTTTCACATCCCTGCTTCGCAAAGAACCCTGCCTGGTCAGGGCTGTTGACGGCATTGATTTTGAACTGGGTCAGGGTGAAATTCTATGTCTGGCCGGTGAATCCGGTAGTGGTAAAACGACAACAGGCAAAGCTATACTTCGTTTACTCGAACCGACAGGTGGAGATATCCATTTCAGGGGCGAGGATTTACGCTCATTTAGCCGCAGCCGACTGCGCCGATTCAGGCAGGAAGCACAGATTATTTTTCAGGATCCCTATGAATCGCTAAATCCCCGACAGACAGTTTTCGCCACTGTTGCTGAGCCCTTGGAAGTAAACGGGTTGTGCCACACCTACCGGGAAAAAGAAGAACGGGTAATTGAAGCACTCTGTGATGCCGGTTTAAGTAATCCCGGTGAGCTTTTTATACGCTACCCGCATGAATTAAGCGGAGGGCAGCGGCAGAGACTGGCCATAGCCAGCGCCCTGGTATTGAAACCCAATTTTATCGTGGCCGATGAGCCCGTATCCATGCTTGACCTCTCGATCAGGGCTGGGATTTTAAAGTTGATGGTGGAACTGCGCGATAGTAAAGGGATCAGTTATCTTTTTATAACTCACGATCTTTCTTTGGCCTGGCTTGTTTCCGATAGAATAGCGGTTATGTATCTGGGCAAGATTGTTGAACTGGGCACAGCTGATGCCATCATTAAGTCGCCGCTGCATCCCTATACAAAAGCCCTGGTATCTGTTATTCCAGTTCCGAAAAGGGTTTCGCTAACCGGTAAAACCCTGCTGCAGGGAGAGACGCCGGATCCGATCAATATACCTTCGGGCTGCAGGTTTCATCCAAGATGTCCCGAAGCCCGTCCCCGCTGCAGTGAAGAGGAACCGGTATACCGTGAGGTTTTCCGTGGACACTTCGGAGCCTGCCACTTTATATAG